TTGTTGTGTTAGAGGGGATTGTGTGTGGGATTTTCGTTGGCAGCGAGTCGGGGCAGATGTCTGTGGGGAGAAGCAGAAGATAGTGGGGGGCGTTATTGGGTAACCAGTGTACTTAGTCAGTCCGTCGGCGGCCCGGCAAATATCGGACCTCAGATCCGCTATTTTCGTAATCGGCATGATATTGCGAGGTTTATCGGACACAGAATCCGTTAAGTTGCAGATCAGTGCACTTGCTCAGACCGTAGGAGCGGCAGTATTGGACCTCAGATCCGCTATTTTTGCTATACGCACGGTATTGCGGGAGTTATCGGACACACGATCCGTTAAGTTGCAGATCAGTGCACTTGCTCAGACCGTAGGGGCGGCAGTATCGGACCTCAGATCCGTTATTTTCGCTATCGGCACGATATTGCGGGGGTTATCGGACACACGATCCGTTAAGTTGCGGATAATCGGCAAAATGATGGCCTATTTCGGTGAATAACGGATCTCTGGTCCGTTAGTGTCAAAGAAATGGTGCTTTTGGTCAAAATAAAGTCCGCTGAGTCCGCTAAAATTGTAAGTCGTTAAGCAGCGTCACATGTACGTCGCTCGAACGTAAGCACAAGCTCAAATGTATGCAAAGCTCAAACGTATGACGGCGTTCGAATGAGTACAACGCTCTTTGGACCTCTGATCCGCTATTTTTGCTATACGCACGATATTGCGGGGGTTATCGGACACACGATCCGTTAAGTTGCGGATAATCCGTAAAATGATGGCCTATTTCGGTGAATAACGGATCTCTGGTCCGTTAGTGTTAAAGAAATGGTGCTTTTGGTCAAAATAAGGTCCGCTGAGTCCGCTAAAATTGTAAGTCGTTAACAGTTTCGCATGTACTCGTTAAGCAATGTTGTATAAACTCGCTAAGCAGTGTCCCAATGCACTCGTTAAGCAATGCATGTAACAACGCTCGAACGCTGCCATAACAAAAAACAACCCGGCTTGATTGCTCAAGCCAGGCTGTCTAATCAATAGGGTAGAATTTTTTAACTACAGTTACCTACTATGTTATGCCGTTTGTTTTTTGAATGGTGTGTGCGTGGTTCCGTCGCCTTTGGTTGTTTTATGGGTCATTTTGTTCCACAACCCGCGGAGGTAAGGGAGTACCCAATGGTCGAAACCGATTTTACCGGCGTTGGCAGCAGCGACGATGATCAGCACTTCAAGCAGTAACATTTGGGCGTTGGTGCTCACGGTGCCCGAGAAGAGGAACGCGGCGTTCATAACCAGTCCCATCAGAGCGGCGAAGGTGGTGAAGGTACCGAGAATGAGTCCGAGACCTACCAGGAATTCACCGAGCGGGATGATAACGTTGAAGAGCTTCACGCCTGGCAGTGCTCCGTGTTCGAGGAACGCTGCCCACCAGCCTTGTACGGCGGGGTGATCGCCGGCTGCCTTCGCAATCGCGCCTTGCAAGAAGCCGCCTGCGTCAAATCCGCCTGTCAATTTACCCCAACCTGCTGTCATCCATTCATAACCGATGTAGACACGAATGATAGTCAGCAGCCACATTGCAAATTTGTTTGTTCTCAGCCAGTTGTTAAACATATAAACCACTCCTTAAAAGTATGAATTTTCTTTTTATGAAAGCTTCCTTGCAAATTCTCAGGTGCGTTGAAGTTCTGCGTTGTTGTTGTTTCAGGAAGATGATCATCTCTTTCATGTCTTTATTATAAGTGAAATAAATCACAATATATGTGATTAAAATCACATTTGTGATAAACATCATAAAAAATTTTACGGGTTGACGCAGTTAACGTACAGCAAAAGACGGATGATCGGGATTGAGGCCGCGATCACCCGTCGGTTGAAGTTAAGAGGTACAGTTAAAGTTACAGTAATGGTGTAGTGTTGTAGTAGAGTAGTTGCAGCAATAAGTAGTTTGCAGGAGCGGGGAGTAGTTGTAGAGGTAGTAGTCGTAGAAGCAGTAGCTGTGGTAAGTAGCACTATAATCTCAGTAGTAGTTGCAGCAACAGTAATTGCAGGAGCCGTGTAGAAGTAATTGCCGCAACCAGTAGTAGCACTCGCATAGCTGTAGTAGTGGCAGTTTCCGCGATGAGTAACAATGCAGCAGGAAGTAGCAGCGATAGTATTAGTAATTTGCGGCAGCAACACTAGGAGTAGCAGTGCAGTAGTGTGGTAGCCGCAGCAGTTGCAGCGACAGGAATTACAGGAGCGATGGTAGAAGCAATCGCGGCAATCAGTATTAGCACTAGCATAGCTGTAGTAGTGGCAGTTTCCGCAATGAGTAACAATGCAGCAGGAAGTAGTAGCACAGCATAGCTGCAGGAGCGGCAGTTTCAGCAATGGAAGTGACAATGCAGCAGTGAGCAGCAGTGAGTAGCAGGAAGTAGCAGCGATAGTAGTAGTAATTTGCTGCAGCAGCAATAGGAGTAGCAGTGCAGTAGTGTGGTAGCCGCAGCAGTTGCAGCAACAGGAATTACAGTAGCCGTGGTATAAGCGGCAATAGCGGCAATCAGTAGTAGCACTAGCATACTGTAGCTGTGGCAGTTTCAGCAATGAGTAAAAAAATGCAGCAGCAAGTAGTAGCGATAGTAGTAATTGCGGCAGCAGCCATACGAGTAGCAGTAGCAGTAGCAGTGCAGTAGTCGCAGCAATAGGAACAGTGCAGTAGTAGCATTTGCACTAAACAAAACTAGTTGCAGCAGCGTGTCACAAGGCAATAACAGCCAACAGAAGTAGTGACGTACAGGCTTGCAGCAGTTGCACTAACAGAAACAGCAGCAGTTTCCCGAACCAGCACCAACAGCACCATCAGCCAGGCGGCAGCAGTATGCAGTTGTGCAGAGAAGCAACAGTAATAGCACCAACAGTAACCTGCAGTTTGCATGAAAAAGCTCAAAGAGGAGATAAGCAGTCAATCGGATTAAGCGGTGAGAATGAGTCAGTCTCCACTTTTTGAGAGGAGGGAAGTCAAGCGGCAGCTTACAGAAGAGGAAGCAAGCCGCTTTTGATTCTAGTTATAGCAACCAGCTAATGTTCATCGGTGTTGATTTAGCTTTAAAGCCCTTCAGACTGCCTGATTCTGTAGAGAGGAGGGGTCACTGCTGATTTTTGCTTTGCGGGTGAATTTATCTTGGAGGTAGGACATGAGCCAGCGGTCGATCCCAATCTTTCCGGCATTTGCAGCCGAGAGGATGATCAGAAATTCGAGCAGTAGGAGCTGACCATTGATGCTGATGGAACCGGAGAAGAGATACGCGGTGTTCATCACGAGCCCCATTAGGGCGGCGAACACAGTGAATGTGCCGAGAATGAGGCCAAGTCCGACGAGGAATTCGCCTAGCGGAATGATGACGTTGAACCATTTTACGCCCGGCAGCGCGGCATGCTTCAGGAATACGGCCCACCAATCCTGAACTGCGGGATGCTCACCAGTGGATTTGGCGATGGCTCCCTGCATAAATCCGCTTGCATCGAAGCCTCCCGTTAACTTGCTCCAGCCTGCCGTCAACCATTTATACCCGACATACACCCGAATGACCGTCAGCAGCCACATTGCGATTTTGCTTGATTGCAACCATTGAATTAACACCAGCATCACTCCTCCATGAATAATCATTCTCTTTTTCTGTTTTCAGATTTTTGCAAATTTGAAATTCGTAAGCGCGATGGAAGCCGAAAAAAACAGCAACGATCTATTTAATGTCGCATCCTAACAAATTATTCATATTTGCAAAAATCTGTATTTAAATACAGTATTCGCAAAGGTCGGAACTTGGCATGGGTTCTTGGCATGAAAAAAAGACGATGGAGAACCGAATGGTTCTCCATCATCCCATGTTTGTTGCTTTACCTTTACGCGGTGCGTTTTTTAAGCGGGGTTGGCGCGATACCTTCATCTTGGTTTGTTTTGTGGGTCATTTTATTCCACAGGCCACGAAGGTAAGGGAGTACCCAACGGTCGAGACCGATTTTACCGGCGTTGGCAGCAGCGACGATGATCAGCACTTCAAGCAGTAACATTTGGGCGTTGGTGCTCACGGTGCCCGAGAAGAGGAACGCAGCGTTCATAACCAGTCCCATCAGGGCGGCGAAGGTTGTGAAGGTACCGAGAATGAGTCCGAGACCTACCAGGAATTCACCGAGCGGGATGATGACGTTGAAGAGCTTCACGCCCGGTAATGCCGCGTGCTCGAGGAACGCTGCCCACCAGCCTTGTACCGCTGGGTGATCGCCGGTTGCATTGGCAATGGCCCCTTGGAGGAAGCCCCCTGCGTCAAATCCGCCGCCAGTCAATTTACCCCAACCTGCTGTCAGCCATTCATAACCGATGTATACCCGTATGATAGTCAGCAGCCACATTGCAAATTTGTTTGTTCTCAGCCAGTTGTTAAACATATAAACCACTCCTTAAGTGAGTTTTGATTTTTTGGATTAATGGGTCATTACGTTGTTTCTGATGTCGTTGTTGTTGGTTCTTGTTGCCTTGGGAAGTGATCACCTTCTCTATGTCTTTATTATAAGTGAAAATATTCACAATACACGTGATAAATATCACAAAGTTGTGAACATTTCAAAATGAGCGATACTCAGAGGGGGTTATATCCAATGTGGGCACCGATTTCCGGGTGCGCGATGCCTAGTTAGGAGCACGCTTGGATGGCTGTCAGGCTACCATTTACCTGCTTTCCGCTTAGAGCCATAAAGTACTGCTATATCTATGTCATCATGGTTATCCATTATCTGTTTGTTACGTTTAACGATCATTGTCGGGGGTTGTTGACTCCAACATTATCAGCGATGCGATCAAGACGAAGCTTTTTGTCCAAAATGTTTTAGCACATCATTTCATGATGGATTTCATAAAACCTAAACCTATAAAGTAACGGGAAGCACAGGAAAAAGGATTAAAGATTGTCCTCGATTGTTTCCGAGAAGCCTGTTGTTTGAATCAAGCGATATAGAAAATAGAGAGCTCGGGCCTGAAGTTTGATCGTTTTGTGCAGGTAAGCTCGAATACTTTCAGAAAGCTTCATCGCTTGCTCGATGTTCT
Above is a window of Paenibacillus sp. FSL K6-1330 DNA encoding:
- a CDS encoding DoxX family protein, which gives rise to MFNNWLRTNKFAMWLLTIIRVYIGYEWMTAGWGKLTGGFDAGGFLQGAIAKAAGDHPAVQGWWAAFLEHGALPGVKLFNVIIPLGEFLVGLGLILGTFTTFAALMGLVMNAAFLFSGTVSTNAQMLLLEVLIIVAAANAGKIGFDHWVLPYLRGLWNKMTHKTTKGDGTTHTPFKKQTA
- a CDS encoding DoxX family protein; translation: MLIQWLQSSKIAMWLLTVIRVYVGYKWLTAGWSKLTGGFDASGFMQGAIAKSTGEHPAVQDWWAVFLKHAALPGVKWFNVIIPLGEFLVGLGLILGTFTVFAALMGLVMNTAYLFSGSISINGQLLLLEFLIILSAANAGKIGIDRWLMSYLQDKFTRKAKISSDPSSLQNQAV
- a CDS encoding DoxX family protein, with protein sequence MFNNWLRTNKFAMWLLTIIRVYIGYEWLTAGWGKLTGGGFDAGGFLQGAIANATGDHPAVQGWWAAFLEHAALPGVKLFNVIIPLGEFLVGLGLILGTFTTFAALMGLVMNAAFLFSGTVSTNAQMLLLEVLIIVAAANAGKIGLDRWVLPYLRGLWNKMTHKTNQDEGIAPTPLKKRTA